Part of the Solwaraspora sp. WMMA2065 genome is shown below.
AGGTCCGGCAGCCACCGATGTTCCTTGTCGACCGCCAGGGCGTACTCGGCGGCGCTGGGCAGCCGTACCAGCAGGTCGGGGCCGAGGTGGAAGGTCCAGTTGTCCCAGCCGCCGTTGGCCACAGGCTCAATCGGGAGGTTCGCCAGGTGCGGAAACTGGTCGGTGATGAGCTGACGTACCTGCTCCGCGTCGACGGTGATGCGCTGCGGCAGGGGCCCGAGGTCTGGAACGTCATTCACTGAACCGCCCCGTCCGACCATCGAGATCGAGCGCGATGTGGCATGGCCGCGTGCGGGCCATCGTGTCGGCGGCGTCGGCCAGGACGCGCCGCATCGTGGCGGTGCCGGTGTGGCCGGCGTCGCCGATGATGTGCAGCCGCGCGTCGGGCCAGACCTGCGCGATCTCCCACGGGGTGATCGCCGGACCGCTGACATCGGTGCGCCCGTGGATCAGCACCCCCGGGATCCCGGCCAGTCTCGGCACGTTGCGCAGGATTTCGCCGTCGGCGAGGAACGCGCCGTTGCCGAAGTAGTGCGCGCAGATCCGGGTCATCGTGAGCCGCTGCCGCAGCTCCCGGTCGGAGTACGCGCCCGGGTTGCCGTTGTGCTCCTCGGAGATCAGCGCGTCCTCCCAGGCGCACCACTCGTCGGCGGCCCGCTGGCGTACCGCCGGGTCGGGGTGGGCGAGCACTTGGCCGTAGCGCAGCAGCACCGGCTCGATCGGCGGCTCGGTGTCGGTCGGCAGCCGGTAGCCGGGCAGGCCGGCGTGGGCGATGAACCGCTGCCACGCTTCGGGGAAGAAGCGGCCGGCACCCCGGTACAGCCAGTCGACCTCGCAGCGGCGGGTCATGGTGACCGCGACGAGGATCATGCCGCGTACCCGGTCGGGGTGGTTCGTCGCGTACGCCAGGGCCAGCGTCGCGCCCCAGGAGTCGCCGTACACGACCCAGCGGTCGATGCCGAGGTGCTCACGCAGCCGTTCGATGTCGGCGACGAGGTGGGCGGTGGTGTTGGTGCTCAGATCGGTGGCGGGGTCGGCGGCCGACGGGGTGCTGCGTCCGCAGTTGCGCTGGTCGAACACTACGAGCCGGAACCGTTCGGGGTCGAGCGTCCGGCGGTGCCGGGGCGTGCATCCGCTGCCCGGCCCGCCGTGCAACACGACGACGGGTACGCCGTCGGGGTTGCCGCAGACCTCCCAGTAGAGCTGGTGGCCGTCGCCGACGTCGAGCACCCCGGTGTCGTACGGCTCGGTCATTGCGTGCTCCTCAGCGGGTGCTGGCAGCGGTGCCGGTGGAGGCACCGGCGGGGGTGACGGCGGCGACGACGAGGTCGACGATGCTGTCGGCGTACTCGTCGGTCAGCGGGCCGGTGCGCAGCAGCCAACGATGGTAGAGCGGGCCGAACAACAGCTCCACGACCTGGTCCAGGGGGGCGTCGGGGCGGACCTGGCCGGCGTCGCGGGCGGCCTCCAGCCGAGTGCGGACCATGTCCAGTTGGGGGCGGAGCAGCCGGTCGCGCGCCTGGTCGGCCAGTTCCTCGTCGGCGAGTGTCTCGATGGTGATGGCGCGGGTGGTGGCGGACAGTCGTGGATCGGCGAACTCGGCGACGGTGGCCCGGAGCACCTGACGCAGGTCGGCCCGCAGGTCGCCGGTGTCGGGCAGGGCGAGGACCTCCGGCAGGTTGTCGGCGAGCGCGTCCAGGATGACCGCCCCCTTGCCGCGCCACCAGCGGTAGATGGTCTGCTTGCCGACCCCGGCCCGGGCGGCGATGGCCTCGACGGTGACGGCGGGGTAGCCCTGCTCGGTCAGTAGCGCCAGGGCGGCGGCGAGGATCGCGCGGCGGGACTGCTCGCTGCGACGGGCGGGCTGTGGGGTCACCACGACAGCCTACTGCGAGACGGTACGTCTCGTCTTGACGCGCTCGGGACACCATGCTTCGCTGTTGACGAGACGAAACGTCTCGTCTCCAAGCTCCGGAGGTCCCCGTGCCGCACATCGCCATGGTCAGCATCCCGTTCCACGGCCACGTCAACCCGAGCCTGGAGATCATCCGTACCCTCGTGCAGCGCGGCCACCGGGTCACCTACGCCAACGACCCCGCCTTCGCCGACGTCATCGAGCGCACCGGTGCCGAGCTGAAGCCGTACGAAACGACGCTGCCCGGCGACGGTGGATCCGGGACCGAGGACCCGATCGAGCAGCTCACGCTCTTCCTCGACGACGCCATCGCCATGCTGCCGCAACTGCGGGCCGCCTACGCCGACGACCGGCCGGACCTGTTCCTCTACGACATCGCCGGCGCACCGGCCCGGCTGCTCGGCGAGCAGTGGGGCATTCCGGCCGTCCAGCTGTCGTCGACGTTCGTGGCCTGGGACGGCTACGAACAGGAGATGGCGTCGGTCGTCGAGGCGATGCGGGCCGATCCGCGCGGCGCCGACTACTACCGGCGGTTCGAGCAGTGGCTGGCCTCGGAGGGTTCGTCGGTCACCGACAGCATGGCGTTCCAGGGCCGGCCGATGCGCAGCCTCGTGCTGCCCCCGGAGGCGCTCCAGCCGCACGCCGACCGGGTGGACCGGTCCGTCTACAGTTTCGTCGGCCCGGTCCTGGGTGACCGCTCCCACCAGGGGACCTGGGTCCGACCGGACGGCGTCGACAACGTACTGCTGGTCTCCCTCGGCTCCGCCTTCACCCGGCAGGCCGAGTTCTACCGCCGGTGCGTCGCCGCCTTCGGTGACCTGCCCGGCTGGCACACCGTGCTGCAGATCGGCAGCCACGTCGACCCCGCCGAGCTCGGTCCTGTTCCGGACAGCGTCGAGGTCCACCCGTGGGTGCCGCAGCTCGCCGTACTGGAGCAGGCCGACGGCTTCGTCACTCACGCCGGCATGGGCGGCAGCAGCGAAGGCCTCTACTGCGGGACCCCGATGATCGCCGTACCGCAGGCGGCCGACCAGTTCGCGAACGCCGAGCAGCTGGCCAGCCTGGGCGTCGCCCGGATCGTCGACTCGGCCACCGTCACCGCGGCGGAGCTACGTGGGACGCTGCTCGCCCTCACAGCGGACCCCGACGTGGCGGCCCGTAGCGCCGACCTGAAGCGGCAGGCCCGGTCGGCGGGCGGCGCCGACCGGGCCGCTGATCTGATCGAGGCCGAACTCGCCGCTGCTGGCGGACATCACGCCACCGGACCAGGCGCTGCTTCCATTTTGGGTCAGTGCGGTGTGGCCGACGTTGAACTGTGGGGGCGTCGGTGATGCTGTGGGCATGGAGTACGTGTCGAGAGTGCCGCGACCACCGCTGGACGGGCTAATCGACGACCTCTACTACCTGGAAGGTACGCCGCCGTACGCCCGGTTGACGCTGCTGCCGACGCCGGCGGCGTTGCTCATCGTCAACCTCGGGGCACCGTTTCGCATCCGCGCCGGCACCGACATCGAGACGGCCGAATACGCCGACGGCTGCGTGGTCACCACGCCCACCCGCGCGTACGACTTCAGCTACCCGGTCCGGACCCGGTCGGTTGGCGTGCACGTCAAACCGTGGGGGCTGGCCCCGTTCCTGCCGATGCCGGCCGCCGAGCTGTGTGACCGGCCGGTGACGATCGAACAGGTGTGGGGTCGGGCCGCCGTCGCCGAGCTGCGAGACCGGCTGGCTGCGGCGGACACGCCGCAGCAGATGCTGACGCTGCTTGAGGAGGAGCTGACGCGACGGCTGCGCGCGACCGCCGGTCTGGGACTGGTCCGCCACACGAGCGGCGTCATCACGGCGACCCGGGGGGCGGTCGCGATCGGCGACCTGGGCACGGCGGCCGGTGTCAGCAGCACCCATCTGGCGCGGCGGTTCAAGGAGCTCGTCGGCGTCACGCCGAAGCGGCTGGCCCGCACGTACCGCTTCGCCGCCACCGTGTTCGCGATCGACCCGGCCGGACCGGTCGACTGGGCCGAGCTCGCCAGCGGCGCGGGTTACTTCGACCAGGCGCATTTCGGCCACGAGTTCCGGGCGTTCACCGGGCTCACGCCGACCCGGTACGTCGAGGTCCGGCGGCGGTTCCTACGTGAGCATCCCGGCCATGTGCTGGACCGCTGGCCGCTAGCGGCGGATTGATTCTCTACAAGAACACCAGCTCACGGCACGCTAACTTGAGGCATCCGGACGCAGAGGAGAGCCCGTGGGCACGGTGGTCATGTACAGCTCGGTGTCGGTGGACGGCTTCATCGCCGACGTCAAGGACCAGCCCGGACCGCTGTTCGACTGGCTGTCCAGCGGTGACGTCCCGTTGGACGACAGCGGCGGCCTGACGGTGTCGCAGATCTCCTACGACTACATCCGGCCGTACTGGGACCAGATCGGGGTGACGATCGTCGGCCGGCACGTCTTCGACATGACGGACGGCTGGGGCGGCACGCCTCCGGCCGGGGTCGAGCATGTGGTCGTCGTGACACACCGGCCGGCCCCGGAGGGCTGGGACCCGGAGGCGCCGTTCCACTTCGTCGACGGCGTCGAGGCGGCCGTTGCCACGGCGCAGGAGCTCGCCGGCGACCGTCTGGTCGAGGTCGCCGCAGGCGACGTCGGCGGCCAGGCGCTCGCCGCAGGCCTGGTCGACGAGGTACGCATGGACGTCGTACCCGTCGTGTTCGGGTCCGGCAAACGCTTCTTCGGGTCGGTCGACACACAGCACCTCCTGGACGATCCTGACGTGATCATTCAGGGCAACCGGGTCCTTCACCTGCGCTATCGGCTGCGCCGCCCGTCAGCCTGAGTGGCAGTAGAAGTCACGGCGGCAGGTGGGCGGTGGTGGCGAACTCGACCAGTTCGAGGCCGTCACCGGTGGCGACGTAGCGGGTGATCGACGCGTTGGCGACCGGCGTGGTCGCGATGATCGCGTCAAGTTCGGTGAACGGCAGGCCGTCGAGGATGTGCCGGGCCGCGATGACCACCGCGTCGTGGGCGACGACCAGGACACGCCGGCCGGCGTGATCACGCTCCAGCCCGGCCAGGACGGCCTTGACGCGCGCGACGACGTCGCCGAACGTCTCACCGCCGGGCGGGCGGTAGGCGTACGGCCCGTCTGCGGCGAGCCGGGCGGCCTCGGCCGGAAACCGCTGGGTGATCATCAGCGGGGTGAACAGTTCGAGGTCACCCATCAGCCGGTCGCACAACCGCGCGTCGACGACCGCCTCCGGGCACGGTACGCCGAGCGCGGCGGCGGTGCCGGCCACGCGGGTCCAGGTCTGACGGGCCCGCAGGTACGGGGAGCAGACAACCACGTCGGGCCGCTGGTCGGCGGGTCGGGTGGCGAGCCAGCGACCGAGGTGGGTGGCCTGCTGCCAGCCGAGCGCGGTCAGCTCGATGTCGGCGTCGCGGCCGGTGAGGCCGTGGTCGGCCAGACCTCGGGCGTGGGCGTCGGCGAAGGCCGCGTTCGCGGTGCTCTGCCCGTGGCGGACGATGGTCAGCTGCGCGACGGTGTCCATCTGTTCATTGTGTCCGGTAGGCGCGTGATCCAGGGTCCCGGCACCGGGTGGCCGGCCCTGACCGCCGGTGATCCCCTCAGATGCCGCAGCTCGACGCGGACCAGGACCGGCTCGGCGTGGCGCCCAGGTGGGTGTGGTCGCTGTGGCCGGGGTAGCCGGGGCCGAGAATGTTGCTGAAGCCGTGGTAGCGGGCCTGCTGGGCGATCCGACAGAACGAGGGCGAGCCGACCAGGTCAACGCCGTCGCCGTACAGGTGCCGGCTGTTGGAGGCGCCGCCGACCGCGCTGTTGCAGGAGTAGCTGCGGAAGCCGCTGCTGACATAGAGCGGTACGTTGCCGAGCGCACGCCGCATGGCCTGCAGTTTCCACATCGACACGAGGGCGTTGAACTTGGCGGTGCTGGCGGACACCGCGCCACCGGACCAGCTGCTGTTGCAGTTGTTCAGCTCGGCGTAGCTGAAGTTGGCCGGCGTGCAGTCGTTGTCCTGGAGCTGGTAGATCTTGTTGAAGGTCCGCGGGCCGGCGACGCCGTCGGCGGCGAGGCCGTCGGCCTGCTGGAAGCGGATCACCGCAGACCGGGTGGCCGGGCCGTACGCCCCGTCGAGGGCGAGCACCGCGCCGTAGCCCGGGTAGCCCGAGACGCGGATCTGCAGCTGCTTGACGTCATTACCGGACATCCCCTGGGAGAGGGTGCGTCCCCACGTGTAGCAGCCGTCTGCGTGGGCCGCGCCACCTGTTACGACAACGCCCGCGAGGGCGGTGGCGGCGACGAGGGCGCAGGCGGCGAGCATCCGGCCAAGCCGGCGGATAACAGTCCCCAGGGTCTTCTCATCGACATATGACGATCGGCCGGCATGGGTAGATCATTCCGGTCGATCACCTGATGATCAAGACTCACTACTCTCTGTCATTCGCAACTTGGCGCGGTGGTGTGCTTCCCATGCCAGGGCAGCCTTGGCCATACCGTTCTTCCAGGGGTTCGGGTCGGCGGCGGCGATCTGCGCCCACATCCGGGCGAGGGCGGACGCGAAGACATCGACAGTCCGGGTCGGGGCACTGGTCCAGGCCGAAGCTGGGCTCATGCACGCTTCGGCCTGCTCCGGGCTGTGGCCGGCAAAGATCAGGCGCACGATCAGACAGCTCGGGTCGATGAACCCAGCGCCGAGCGTCGGCCATGCCCAGTCGATCAGGCGGGCCGCGTCCCCGTCGATGAGCACGTTGTCCGGGCTGCAGTCGGTGTGCAGGAGGGTGTCACCGCGCAGCAGGGGCAGATCGGCCGGCTCGACGTACGCCGCCCATCGCCGCTCGGCCCGTTTGAGCTGAGGCAGTTCGGGACACCAGAGCAGCGCCAGGCGCTGCATCGTGTCGACGACCTTGGGCAGGTCGGCGTACGCGTGAGTGCACAGGTCGATCGCGAGTTGGCCCTTCGTGCGGAACTCCGCGTGCGGGGCAGCCCGGTCCGCGCGGCGGTATCCGGGTCGGTGACTTGCTCGGCGGGGATCCACTGCCGGGCGGTGATCCGGGCGTGGCCGGTCCGTTCCCGCGCGTAGGCCAGGTAGACCGTGTTGATGCCTTTTGGAGACCCGACCGGCGCAGCCCATGTACTGCCGTTTCACCCCGGACATCGCCGTACCCTGCGGGGCCGGCCCGAGTCGTTGCCGGGCCTGCCGTAACGCGCTGCCACTGGGGCCGGCGTCGCCGCTGGTGGTGCCCGGCCGCCCTCCGGTGTCGGTCTCGGCCTGCTTCACCCAGACCCGCAACGCCTCGGGATGGGCCCCGAGCTGGTCAGCGATCCGCCGGATCGCGCCCACCGCGGACGCCGGGTCCCGGCGGGCCTCGACCGCCAACCGGGTCGCGCGCTCACGCAGCTCGTCGGAGTACTTCTTCGGTGCGGGCATCGCTGGTGCTCCTTCCAGGTTTCGATGTCTCCATCAAACCCGGTGCGTGACACCCTGTTCACACGTTCGTTAGCAACGCCCCTACCTCAGCGGTTGGCGCCCGGCTTCCACAGGATGTCGCCCTGGTCCCGGTTGGCGTGGCGAGCCAGGATGAACAGCAGGTCCGAAAGCCGGTTAAGGTACTGGGCCGTGTCGCGGTTCATTGTGCCGGGGTACTCGGACAGGGCCTGCCAGGTGGAGCGTTCGGCGCGGCGGGCCACGGTACGGGCCTGGTGCAGGAACGCGGCGCCAGGTGTCCCGCCGGGCAGAACGAAGCTGCGCAGCTTGGTCAGGGCCTCGTTGTAGTGATCACACTGCCCTTCGAGGAAGGTAACGTACCCGACGTTGACGCGCAGCTGTGGCATCGCGGGGTCGGGCGGGGAGGTCGGCGTGCACAGGTCGGCACCGACGTCGAACAGGTCGTTCTGGATGCGTTCCAGGAGGGTCCGCACGTCGGCGTCGAGGCCACCGACGGCGATCGCTACGCCGATGACCGAGTTCGTCTCGTCCACGTCGGCGTAGGCCTGCAAGCGGCTGTCGGTCTTGCCGACCCGGCTCATGTCGCCGAGAGCGGTCGTACCGGTGTCACCGGTCTTGGTGTAGATGCGGGTCAGGTTGACCATGGGTGCTCCTGTAGGGAGAGAGAGGCGGCGAACCGTTCGCCGAGTTCGCGGGCGTGGTCGGCGGCGGCCGGGCCACGCAGCGGATCCGGCGCTTCGGAGAGGAAGACCAGGGCGAGCATCAGGGCGGCGTCGAGGCGGCAGGCCAGCGTCGCCGGGTCGTCGTCGGGCGGGAGTGGGCTGGTGCGGACGTAGCCGTCGCGGATGTCGGCCAGGTCGAGTTCGTTTTCCGGGTAGCGGGCGTACTCGATGAGCCGGCCGAACTCCACGGTGGCGTCGCCCAGCAGGGTGTTGGACCAGTCCAGCAGCGCCTCGACGCGGCCGTTGCACCGCCGGACGTTGGCGCTGCGCACGTCGAGGTGGACCAGCCCGGCCGTGCCGATCCGGTCGAGTGCCGCGCTCAGCGCGGACGCGGCCGGCGGTGCGGGCCAGTCACTGATCAGGCATCCTACCTCGGCCCAGCGGCGCAGGACACGGGCGGTGAGCACCTGGGGAGTGCCGGTTTCCTCCGCTGCCACCGGAGTCAGCGGCGGTGGCGGGAGACGGTGCAGCCGGGCCAGGGTAGATCCGAGCAGGCGACCGTCGAGTCGGCTGCCGTCGTCGGGGACGTACCGCGCCATGAGCATGTCGGGTTCACCGTCGTGGTCGGACAGGTGCAACTCGATCGGCTCGGCCACCGCGAACCCGGCTGCGGCCAGATGCCGAGTGATCCGGTACTCCTGGATCAGCAAGTTCCGGACGTCCACGTGCGGATCGTTGACGTTCGAGGAGAAGCGCTGCCCGGCCAGCCGCAGAGCGACCGGGCAGCCGTCGGGCGCCACTGCTCGGAAGACGGTGAACTCCAGGCCCTGGCCGACCAGTTGCAGATCGTCGAGCTTCCAGCGGGAGGTGAGGTGAGCGCGCAGGACATCGTGTTCGGTCATCGGTTTCCTCAGCGGGTACGGGGGTCGCGCCGTAGCACGGGAACGACGGCCAGGCAGAGCACCAGTAGCAGCGCCCCGCCGGTAAGGAAGGCCGCGCGCGGGCCGGCGGCGTCACCGATCGCGCCCAGTGCGAGCGCGCCCACCGGCATCATGCCCCACGCGACCAGCCGGTATGCGCCCGTGGTGCGGCCTAACAGGTGGTCGGGGATCACGCCCTGGCGCAACGACACAGCTATGACATTCCACATCATAACCCCCATACCCGATGCGGCGTACGCCAGCGCCACCACGATCACCTCACGGGTGGCCGCCACTCCAACCCCGGCGAGGCCGATCAGTGCCAGGCTGGCGCCGAGTGTTGACGCACGGCCGAACCGCCGGGCGGCCCGCGCCGCGACCACACCGCCGAGTACCCCACCGAGCGCGCCGCCGGCCACCAGCGCGCCGTACGCCGCCGACGGCAGGTCCAGAACGTCGCGGACGAGTAAGACAAACACCGCGACTTGGCCGAGGTAAACCGCGTTGATGAGTCCGGCGGACACCGTGATCAGGCGCAGCAGCCGATCCCGGAGCAGAAATTCGATGCCCTGGCGGATCTCGGCCACCAGATCGGGCTTCGTCCTAGAGCCCGGATCCGGCCGGGCGTCCGGCAGCCCGCGCAGCACCAGCGCGGACCCGGCAAACGACACCGCGTCCAGTACGAAGGGCACCGTCCGGCCGACCGCGAACAGCACCCCACCGAGTAGATGGCCCAGCAGGTCGCGGCCGATCGTCTGCACAGCGAACAGCCGGCCGTTGGCCGTCTCCAGATCCTCGGCAGCCACCACTCGCGGCAGGTAGGCGAACGAGGCGCAGTCAAAGACCACCTCACCGATACCGAGCAGCAGCGCCACCCCCACCAGCGGCCAGAACGACATCCATCCCGCGATCAGCAGCAGCACCGCGGCGCTCATCGTCGCCATGCGCAGCACGTCGGCCAGTACCATCAGCCGGCGTCGCTCGACACGGTCGGCGTACACGCCCGCCGGCAGTCCGAACAGCAGCCAGGGAACGGTGGTGGCCGCAGTGACCACGGCCACCTGGAATCCGTCGTCGAGCACCGCAGCGGCCAGCAGCGGCAGCGCAGCGAACCG
Proteins encoded:
- a CDS encoding D-Ala-D-Ala carboxypeptidase family metallohydrolase; the encoded protein is MSGNDVKQLQIRVSGYPGYGAVLALDGAYGPATRSAVIRFQQADGLAADGVAGPRTFNKIYQLQDNDCTPANFSYAELNNCNSSWSGGAVSASTAKFNALVSMWKLQAMRRALGNVPLYVSSGFRSYSCNSAVGGASNSRHLYGDGVDLVGSPSFCRIAQQARYHGFSNILGPGYPGHSDHTHLGATPSRSWSASSCGI
- a CDS encoding aminoglycoside phosphotransferase family protein, with the translated sequence MTEHDVLRAHLTSRWKLDDLQLVGQGLEFTVFRAVAPDGCPVALRLAGQRFSSNVNDPHVDVRNLLIQEYRITRHLAAAGFAVAEPIELHLSDHDGEPDMLMARYVPDDGSRLDGRLLGSTLARLHRLPPPPLTPVAAEETGTPQVLTARVLRRWAEVGCLISDWPAPPAASALSAALDRIGTAGLVHLDVRSANVRRCNGRVEALLDWSNTLLGDATVEFGRLIEYARYPENELDLADIRDGYVRTSPLPPDDDPATLACRLDAALMLALVFLSEAPDPLRGPAAADHARELGERFAASLSLQEHPWST
- a CDS encoding cob(I)yrinic acid a,c-diamide adenosyltransferase; amino-acid sequence: MVNLTRIYTKTGDTGTTALGDMSRVGKTDSRLQAYADVDETNSVIGVAIAVGGLDADVRTLLERIQNDLFDVGADLCTPTSPPDPAMPQLRVNVGYVTFLEGQCDHYNEALTKLRSFVLPGGTPGAAFLHQARTVARRAERSTWQALSEYPGTMNRDTAQYLNRLSDLLFILARHANRDQGDILWKPGANR
- the pip gene encoding prolyl aminopeptidase; the encoded protein is MTEPYDTGVLDVGDGHQLYWEVCGNPDGVPVVVLHGGPGSGCTPRHRRTLDPERFRLVVFDQRNCGRSTPSAADPATDLSTNTTAHLVADIERLREHLGIDRWVVYGDSWGATLALAYATNHPDRVRGMILVAVTMTRRCEVDWLYRGAGRFFPEAWQRFIAHAGLPGYRLPTDTEPPIEPVLLRYGQVLAHPDPAVRQRAADEWCAWEDALISEEHNGNPGAYSDRELRQRLTMTRICAHYFGNGAFLADGEILRNVPRLAGIPGVLIHGRTDVSGPAITPWEIAQVWPDARLHIIGDAGHTGTATMRRVLADAADTMARTRPCHIALDLDGRTGRFSE
- a CDS encoding MFS transporter translates to MRSRTAYRRLVAAVGVSGVGDGVRFAALPLLAAAVLDDGFQVAVVTAATTVPWLLFGLPAGVYADRVERRRLMVLADVLRMATMSAAVLLLIAGWMSFWPLVGVALLLGIGEVVFDCASFAYLPRVVAAEDLETANGRLFAVQTIGRDLLGHLLGGVLFAVGRTVPFVLDAVSFAGSALVLRGLPDARPDPGSRTKPDLVAEIRQGIEFLLRDRLLRLITVSAGLINAVYLGQVAVFVLLVRDVLDLPSAAYGALVAGGALGGVLGGVVAARAARRFGRASTLGASLALIGLAGVGVAATREVIVVALAYAASGMGVMMWNVIAVSLRQGVIPDHLLGRTTGAYRLVAWGMMPVGALALGAIGDAAGPRAAFLTGGALLLVLCLAVVPVLRRDPRTR
- a CDS encoding TetR/AcrR family transcriptional regulator, coding for MTPQPARRSEQSRRAILAAALALLTEQGYPAVTVEAIAARAGVGKQTIYRWWRGKGAVILDALADNLPEVLALPDTGDLRADLRQVLRATVAEFADPRLSATTRAITIETLADEELADQARDRLLRPQLDMVRTRLEAARDAGQVRPDAPLDQVVELLFGPLYHRWLLRTGPLTDEYADSIVDLVVAAVTPAGASTGTAASTR
- a CDS encoding transposase, which encodes MPAPKKYSDELRERATRLAVEARRDPASAVGAIRRIADQLGAHPEALRVWVKQAETDTGGRPGTTSGDAGPSGSALRQARQRLGPAPQGTAMSGVKRQYMGCAGRVSKRHQHGLPGLRAGTDRPRPDHRPAVDPRRASHRPGYRRADRAAPHAEFRTKGQLAIDLCTHAYADLPKVVDTMQRLALLWCPELPQLKRAERRWAAYVEPADLPLLRGDTLLHTDCSPDNVLIDGDAARLIDWAWPTLGAGFIDPSCLIVRLIFAGHSPEQAEACMSPASAWTSAPTRTVDVFASALARMWAQIAAADPNPWKNGMAKAALAWEAHHRAKLRMTESSES
- a CDS encoding histidine phosphatase family protein; this encodes MDTVAQLTIVRHGQSTANAAFADAHARGLADHGLTGRDADIELTALGWQQATHLGRWLATRPADQRPDVVVCSPYLRARQTWTRVAGTAAALGVPCPEAVVDARLCDRLMGDLELFTPLMITQRFPAEAARLAADGPYAYRPPGGETFGDVVARVKAVLAGLERDHAGRRVLVVAHDAVVIAARHILDGLPFTELDAIIATTPVANASITRYVATGDGLELVEFATTAHLPP
- a CDS encoding dihydrofolate reductase family protein, which encodes MGTVVMYSSVSVDGFIADVKDQPGPLFDWLSSGDVPLDDSGGLTVSQISYDYIRPYWDQIGVTIVGRHVFDMTDGWGGTPPAGVEHVVVVTHRPAPEGWDPEAPFHFVDGVEAAVATAQELAGDRLVEVAAGDVGGQALAAGLVDEVRMDVVPVVFGSGKRFFGSVDTQHLLDDPDVIIQGNRVLHLRYRLRRPSA
- a CDS encoding helix-turn-helix domain-containing protein; amino-acid sequence: MEYVSRVPRPPLDGLIDDLYYLEGTPPYARLTLLPTPAALLIVNLGAPFRIRAGTDIETAEYADGCVVTTPTRAYDFSYPVRTRSVGVHVKPWGLAPFLPMPAAELCDRPVTIEQVWGRAAVAELRDRLAAADTPQQMLTLLEEELTRRLRATAGLGLVRHTSGVITATRGAVAIGDLGTAAGVSSTHLARRFKELVGVTPKRLARTYRFAATVFAIDPAGPVDWAELASGAGYFDQAHFGHEFRAFTGLTPTRYVEVRRRFLREHPGHVLDRWPLAAD
- a CDS encoding macrolide family glycosyltransferase; the protein is MPHIAMVSIPFHGHVNPSLEIIRTLVQRGHRVTYANDPAFADVIERTGAELKPYETTLPGDGGSGTEDPIEQLTLFLDDAIAMLPQLRAAYADDRPDLFLYDIAGAPARLLGEQWGIPAVQLSSTFVAWDGYEQEMASVVEAMRADPRGADYYRRFEQWLASEGSSVTDSMAFQGRPMRSLVLPPEALQPHADRVDRSVYSFVGPVLGDRSHQGTWVRPDGVDNVLLVSLGSAFTRQAEFYRRCVAAFGDLPGWHTVLQIGSHVDPAELGPVPDSVEVHPWVPQLAVLEQADGFVTHAGMGGSSEGLYCGTPMIAVPQAADQFANAEQLASLGVARIVDSATVTAAELRGTLLALTADPDVAARSADLKRQARSAGGADRAADLIEAELAAAGGHHATGPGAASILGQCGVADVELWGRR